The sequence below is a genomic window from Henriciella marina DSM 19595.
AGATCCCGCTCGGCAAGGTCGGCGAGCCGGATGATATCGCCTATGCCGTGCTTTATCTCGCATCCGATGAAAGCAAGCTGGTCACCGGGATCGAGCTCAAGGTGGATGGTGGTATCTCGGCGATGTAGTCCGCTCGCCCCGAAGCCTTGGATCAAATTCAGCTTGTTCCCCTCGTGTCGTTCATGGTATGTTCCGGGGCCTTAAAACGGAGGGGACAAATGATCGGATACGTAACGTTCGGGACGAATGACATTGAGCGGGCGGCAAAATTCTATGACGCGATAGCCGCCGAGATGGGCAATGGGCGGATGATGGACACAGAGACTTTCATCGCCTGGGGCACATGGGACGGGCCGGCTGGCATTGCGGCGACAAAGCCGTTTGATGGCAAGACCGCAAGTGTCGGGAACGGCACCATGGTGGCCCTGCAGGCGAAGGACCAGGCGCAGGTCAACAAGCTCTATGAAATCGCGCTCGCTAATGGCGGAAGCGATGAGGGGGCGCCGGGCCCGCGCGGCGATGAGGGCTTCTATGCCGCCTATTTCCGCGATCCGGACGGCAATAAGCTCAACGCCTTTACAATGGGTTGAAACTGAAAAGGGCCGGACGCGGTTTTCGCGTCCGGCCCTTCCATGTCTTACCTGGAAAGGTTGAGCCTATTCTGTGTCTATCGCGCTGCCGACAGGCATGCGCTCATAGGTCAGCGTGTTGCCGCGCGGATAGGAGCTGAGCTCAAGACGCTCGTCATTCAGGGTGATGATGCCATAGCAGAGGCTTTCATCAGTATCGTTGGACGTCATGGTGATCAGCTGCATATCGGAGACTTCGCCGGCCACATCGGGACAGGAGTCGACGACTTCCAGCGTATCGGTGCTGAGGACTTCGCCATCATACATCATGGTGACGGTGCCATCGATGATCGACATTTCGGATTTGTCGTCGTCGCCTGACACCCAGTCGCCTTCTAGCGATGCGAGCGTGCTGTTCTCCTCCTCCGCCATGTCGCCGGACATGTCGGTCTCGGCGCTCATCTCACCGCCGGGCTCTTCATTAAGACCAATCTCCGGGTCTTCGGTGAGCGAGCCTTCGCTTTCGATTGGCCCATCAGCCGGAGGAGTTTCTTCAACGGTCTCAGTTTCACCGCAGGCGGCGAGCAGGAGAACGGCAGAACAGGTGGCAACAGCGATAGGGGTGAGTTTCATCTAAAATCTCCTTTGTTCATGATGAAATGTAGCCGGAAACAGGGCCGTGGCAAACCGGATTCCTATAGCGGTGCCCGCCAGAGGCAGGTTCAAACGGCACGCCGCGCTTCGCGGTAGAGCCTGTAGCTCAGCAGGACGATCATCATCGCCGCGCTGAAGAAAAGCGGCAGGCGCGTGTCGAGCGTATAGAGCGCGGCGCCAAGCAGCGGCCCAAAGATAAAGCCTGATGGCGGGGCGGCCGAGAGAAGGGCGGCGGCGCTGCCCTGCTCGTGGCGCTCCACCGACAAGCTGCCAAGCGCGTTGGCCGCGGGCACAGAGAGGGCCGAGCCTGCCCCGACAAGCGCGAATGCCGCGCACATTGCCGGGAAGCTGGTCATCACGGCTGCGCCGATATAGCCGATGGCGATGAAAGCGAGACCGACCGGCAATATACGCCGCGGCGAGGGGTTTACTCGCTGCACATAGCCGAACTGAACGAGAATGAGCATTACCGCCATGCAGGAGAAGACGATCCCGACGGCTTGAACCGTCTCTGCCTGAGCGATCGCGAACCTGTCTTCCAGGAGCCAGGCAAGCGTCTGCTGGATCGCGCCCACGGCGATGAAATAACACAGCAGAAAGGTGAGATGCGGAAAGACGCGGGGGTCGCGGATCCGCAATGGCTCCGGGCGGCTGCGATTGCGGTCTCCGCGTGACTTGGGCAGGGCGAATGCGATGACGATGCCAGCGATCGCGCAGAAGACGATCGAGCCCCAGATCGGGGCCAGGGCGCCAAACTGTGCCAGCACGCTAGAGCCCGCCGGACCGAGGATCGAGCCGAGCGCCATGCCAGCGCTGAGCATGCCAAGGCCGCCTGCGCGTGTTGTGGCGGTGGTCGCGTCGGTCATGGCCGCCATGGCGGCGGGCTGAAGGCCGGGCGCGAGCAGGCCGAACCAGAGCCGGGTGAAGACCAGCAGGAAGAAGGTGGACATTCCGGCGACGAGGCCGGCCAGCGCAGCTTGTAGCGCAAACACAAACAGCATGTTCGTGCCAGCCATTGCCATCAGCGAAAACACCATGACGCGTTTGCGGCCAAACCGGTCCGCCCAGCGGCCCCATTGCGGGATCATCAGCGCATAGATGGCGGCCGAAAGGGTGAGGATGCCTGCTACCTGAACCTCCGTCAGGCCAGCTTCGCGCGCCAGCGGTGCGACAACGACGAAGTTGATCGTCATGCCTGCGCCCATGGCGACATTGGCAAAGGCGATCACGCCTTTCTGCCACCCGCTCAAAGGCAGAAGTGGTTGTTCGATCTCAGCTTGATGCAGCATGCGTCCCCACCTCGTGCCAGGGTTGAAGATGGCGGCGTTTCCCGTCACCGGCAAGCGCGCACTCTCAATTTCGTTAGTTGCCGCAGCGAAAGGCCGCGCACCTTGGATGTTGCAGAGCGCGGCGCATTCGGATTAGTCAGGCCTCGCAAGTCGAAGGAGACACACACGTGCAAGACTTCATGTTGGCGCTGTATCAGTATTTCTTGAATCCGATCCTGACGCTGCTTTTGTTTGTGTTGTTCGGCTATGTGATCATGAGCTGGCTCTTCATGTTCAACGTTCTGTCGCCCTACGGGCCGCGGGCGCGCCAGATCTATTCAATGCTTGAATCGATTCTGGAGCCTCTGCTTCGGCCGATCCGGAACACGATCCCCCCGCTTGGACAGCTTGACCTCTCGGTCTTCATCCTGGCGCTGCTGATCCTGTTCACGCGCGACTGGCTGTTGCCTCAACTCATCTTCGCGATGCCTGGCTGATGCGCCTTTCCGTCCGGATGACGCCAAACGCGTCGGCGGACCGGGTCGAAGGCCCTGCCACGGACGATGCCGGACGGCTCTATCTGAAGGTCCGTGTGCGCGCCGTGCCGGAAAAGGGAAAAGCCAACAAGGCGGTCGAAGTGGTTCTGGCAAAGGAACTCGGCCTTCCAAAATCTGCCGTCAGGGTGGTGACCCGCGAGACGAGCCGGATTAAGGGCGTGGACATCGACACAGAACCCGGCAGCGCTGCGGCGCGCCAGATCGAGGAGTGGATGGGCGATGGGTGAACGCATCGACGGAAAACAAGTCGCAGCGGAGGTGCGCGCAAAGGTCGGCGCGGCCGTCGCGAAATTACCGGGACAGCCAACCCTCGCCGTGGTGCTGGTCGGCGAAGACGCCGCCAGCCAGGTCTATGTGCGTAACAAGGTTCGGCAGACCGAAGAGGCCGGCATGCGCTCGCTTCACCACCATCTGCCGGCCGAAGCGAGCCAGGACGATGTCGAAACGCTGATCTCCAGCTTGAACGATGATGATGAGGTCGATGGCATCCTGCTTCAGTTGCCACTGCCTAAAGGTTTAGACGAGCAAAGGGCCATTGAGTGCATCGCACCCGCCAAGGACGTCGATGGACTGACCGAAGCCAGCGCTGGGCGCTTGGTGCTCGGCAAGGATGGCCTGCGCCCCTGTACGCCCACCGGCTGTGTGATCCTGGCAAAATCAGTGCTCGGCGATGACCTCTCGGGCAAGAATGTCGTCGTGGTCGGGCGCTCTATCCTTGTTGGCAAACCGGCAGCGCTTCTCTTTCTGGCAGAGAACTGCACGGTCACGGTCGCGCATTCGCGGACCAGGGACCTCGCGGCGCTTTGCCGGACAGCAGACATTCTGGTCCCGGCTGTTGGCCGCCCGAAAATGATCAAGGGCGACTGGGTGAAACCCGGCGCTGTTGTCATCGATGTCGGGATCAACCGGATCGATGCGCCGGAAAAAGGCGAAGGCAAGACGCGGCTGGTCGGCGATGCCGACTTTGCCGCCTGCGCAGAAGTCGCGGGACACATCACGCCTGTGCCGGGCGGTGTCGGCCCCATGACGATTGCCTGCCTTCTGCGCAATACGGTCATCGCCGCTTGCTACCGGCGCGGCTGGGACCTGCCGGACGGGCTATAGACCATGGCAGGCGGCGTTCGCGGCACGCAAAGCTATGCCAGCGAGGCGGATGACCTCTTCGAGCGCTATGAGAGTTTCGCGTTCGAGACCGTGCATGAGGCCGTCATGCCGTTTTATCCGTCCCCGCCTGCGCGCGTACTCGATACTGGTGCAGGGACGGGGCGCGATGCCGACTGGTTCGACAAGGCAGGGTACTGTGTCACGGCGGTAGAGCCGTGTGACGCATTGCGGGAGCGGGCGATGAGGTTGCATCCGTCGCCATCGATCGAATGGCTGGACGATAGTCTGCCAGACCTCAACCATCTCAAAGACCGCGTGGAAACTTTCGACCTTGTCCAGCTGTCGGCTGTCTTCATGCATCTGGACGCTGATGAGCGGCAGGTCGCATTTCCGGTGCTCGCGTGTCTCCTGAAACCCGGTGGGCGGCTTGTGCTGCTGGTGCGGCATGGGCCGGTGCCCGAGGGACGGTGCATGTTCGATGTGCCCGTTGACGAGATGCTGGCCCTAGCGGCTACGAGCGGTCTCGATTGCCTGAAGTCGGTCAAACGCGAGTCGGCTGGCGAAGCGAACCGGCGGGCAGGTGTGACCTGGATGAACTACGTGTTCGAAAAGGGCGTTATAGAAGCTAGCAGGCCCGCAGGGCCGGACAAACCATGCGAGGAGACACGAGATGGAAAAGCCTAAGACATTCCTTGGATGGGCGGGCCTTGTTTTCCTGCTGACGGTGGTTGCCGTTATTATCATGGTGGCCGCCAGTATCGCCTTCGTTGTCGTCGTCGGTGTCGCGATTGTCGGGGCGGTTATCTCGCTTGTCCTGCTGCTGGCCACGCGAAAGTCGGACTAGGTGAGCCAGCCGGTCACGCCGCCTTCCAGCAAGCTTTTCGACGATCTGTGGGCTGTGCAGGACGGTATCTGCGCGCTGTGCGGAAAGGCGATGCCACGCTCACGGTTTGAGCTGCCGCATGCCTCGATCTGGAAACGGCAACGCCCCACCTTCGATCATATCTTGCCGCGCGCTGCGGGCGGACCTGACCGGCCTGAAAACCTCCAGCTCGCCCACGCCATTTGTAACAAGCGCAAGGGGAGGAGTCAGGCCGGGTCGGATGGGCGGGTCATTACATAGGCCATGCCGCAGATGATGAGGGCGAGTGCGACCGCGAGCCATGTCCATCGTTCCCAGAGG
It includes:
- a CDS encoding HNH endonuclease; translated protein: MPRSRFELPHASIWKRQRPTFDHILPRAAGGPDRPENLQLAHAICNKRKGRSQAGSDGRVIT
- a CDS encoding MFS transporter, which produces MLHQAEIEQPLLPLSGWQKGVIAFANVAMGAGMTINFVVVAPLAREAGLTEVQVAGILTLSAAIYALMIPQWGRWADRFGRKRVMVFSLMAMAGTNMLFVFALQAALAGLVAGMSTFFLLVFTRLWFGLLAPGLQPAAMAAMTDATTATTRAGGLGMLSAGMALGSILGPAGSSVLAQFGALAPIWGSIVFCAIAGIVIAFALPKSRGDRNRSRPEPLRIRDPRVFPHLTFLLCYFIAVGAIQQTLAWLLEDRFAIAQAETVQAVGIVFSCMAVMLILVQFGYVQRVNPSPRRILPVGLAFIAIGYIGAAVMTSFPAMCAAFALVGAGSALSVPAANALGSLSVERHEQGSAAALLSAAPPSGFIFGPLLGAALYTLDTRLPLFFSAAMMIVLLSYRLYREARRAV
- a CDS encoding DUF167 family protein; this translates as MRLSVRMTPNASADRVEGPATDDAGRLYLKVRVRAVPEKGKANKAVEVVLAKELGLPKSAVRVVTRETSRIKGVDIDTEPGSAAARQIEEWMGDG
- a CDS encoding VOC family protein, encoding MIGYVTFGTNDIERAAKFYDAIAAEMGNGRMMDTETFIAWGTWDGPAGIAATKPFDGKTASVGNGTMVALQAKDQAQVNKLYEIALANGGSDEGAPGPRGDEGFYAAYFRDPDGNKLNAFTMG
- the folD gene encoding bifunctional methylenetetrahydrofolate dehydrogenase/methenyltetrahydrofolate cyclohydrolase FolD, translated to MGERIDGKQVAAEVRAKVGAAVAKLPGQPTLAVVLVGEDAASQVYVRNKVRQTEEAGMRSLHHHLPAEASQDDVETLISSLNDDDEVDGILLQLPLPKGLDEQRAIECIAPAKDVDGLTEASAGRLVLGKDGLRPCTPTGCVILAKSVLGDDLSGKNVVVVGRSILVGKPAALLFLAENCTVTVAHSRTRDLAALCRTADILVPAVGRPKMIKGDWVKPGAVVIDVGINRIDAPEKGEGKTRLVGDADFAACAEVAGHITPVPGGVGPMTIACLLRNTVIAACYRRGWDLPDGL
- a CDS encoding YggT family protein; its protein translation is MQDFMLALYQYFLNPILTLLLFVLFGYVIMSWLFMFNVLSPYGPRARQIYSMLESILEPLLRPIRNTIPPLGQLDLSVFILALLILFTRDWLLPQLIFAMPG
- a CDS encoding class I SAM-dependent methyltransferase, with the protein product MAGGVRGTQSYASEADDLFERYESFAFETVHEAVMPFYPSPPARVLDTGAGTGRDADWFDKAGYCVTAVEPCDALRERAMRLHPSPSIEWLDDSLPDLNHLKDRVETFDLVQLSAVFMHLDADERQVAFPVLACLLKPGGRLVLLVRHGPVPEGRCMFDVPVDEMLALAATSGLDCLKSVKRESAGEANRRAGVTWMNYVFEKGVIEASRPAGPDKPCEETRDGKA